From Solea senegalensis isolate Sse05_10M linkage group LG19, IFAPA_SoseM_1, whole genome shotgun sequence, the proteins below share one genomic window:
- the prmt1 gene encoding protein arginine N-methyltransferase 1 isoform X1 has translation MAAPAERMEVREPVVSQGESSAKPSAEDMTSKDYYFDSYAHFGIHEEMLKDEVRTLTYRNSMFHNKHLFKDKVVLDVGSGTGILCMFAAKAGAKKVIGIECSSISDYAVKIVKANKMDEVVTIIKGKVEEVDLPVDGVDIIISEWMGYCLFYESMLNTVLYARDKWLKPDGLIFPDRATLYVTAIEDRQYKDYKIHWWENVYGFDMSCIKEVAIKEPLVDVVDPKQLVSSACLIKEVDIYTVKAEDLSFTSPFCLQVKRNDYIHALVTYFNIEFTRCHKRTGFSTSPESPYTHWKQTVFYLDDYLTVKTGEEIFGTISMKPNVKNNRDLDFTVDIDFKGQLCEVSKTSEYRMR, from the exons ATGGCCGCGCCAGCAGAGAGGATGGAGGTAAGAGAGCCCGTT GTTTCTCAGGGGGAGAGCTCAGCCAAGCCTTCAGCGGAGGATATGACATCAAAAGACTACTACTTTGACTCATACGCCCACTTTGGCATCCATGAG GAGATGCTTAAAGATGAGGTTCGTACGCTGACCTACCGCAATTCCATGTTCCACAACAAGCATCTGTTTAAGGACAAGGTGGTGCTCGACGTGGGCAGTGGGACCGGCATCCTCTGCATGTTTGCAGCAAAAGCGGGAGCCAAGAAAGTTATAGGG ATAGAGTGCAGTAGCATCTCAGACTATGCTGTGAAAATTGTCAAGGCCAACAAGATGGATGAAG TTGTAACCATCATCAAAGGCAAGGTGGAGGAAGTGGACCTTCCCGTGGACGGAGTGGACATCATCATATCAGAGTGGATGGGTTACTGCCTCTTCTATGAGTCTATGCTCAACACAGTCCTTTATGCCAGGGACAAATGGCTG AAACCAGATGGACTCATTTTCCCAGACAGAGCAACTCTGTATGTTACTGCCATCGAGGACAGGCAGTACAAGGACTACAAAATCCACT ggtGGGAGAACGTGTATGGTTTCGACATGTCTTGCATCAAGGAGGTGGCAATTAAGGAACCCTTGGTTGATGTGGTGGACCCCAAACAGCTGGTCTCCAGTGCTTGTCTCATTAAG GAGGTGGACATCTACACGGTGAAGGCAGAGGACCTGTCCTTCACGTCGCCGTTCTGCCTGCAGGTGAAGAGGAACGACTACATCCACGCTCTGGTTACCTACTTCAATATCGAGTTCACCCGCTGCCACAAGAGGACGGGCTTCTCCACAA GCCCAGAGTCTCCATACACCCACTGGAAGCAGACCGTTTTCTATCTGGATGACTACCTGACCGTCAAGACTGGTGAGGAGATCTTTGGGACCATCAGTATGAAGCCGAATGTCAAGAATAAC agAGACCTGGACTTCACCGTAGACATTGACTTCAA
- the prmt1 gene encoding protein arginine N-methyltransferase 1 isoform X3 codes for MAAPAERMEGESSAKPSAEDMTSKDYYFDSYAHFGIHEEMLKDEVRTLTYRNSMFHNKHLFKDKVVLDVGSGTGILCMFAAKAGAKKVIGIECSSISDYAVKIVKANKMDEVVTIIKGKVEEVDLPVDGVDIIISEWMGYCLFYESMLNTVLYARDKWLKPDGLIFPDRATLYVTAIEDRQYKDYKIHWWENVYGFDMSCIKEVAIKEPLVDVVDPKQLVSSACLIKEVDIYTVKAEDLSFTSPFCLQVKRNDYIHALVTYFNIEFTRCHKRTGFSTSPESPYTHWKQTVFYLDDYLTVKTGEEIFGTISMKPNVKNNRDLDFTVDIDFKGQLCEVSKTSEYRMR; via the exons ATGGCCGCGCCAGCAGAGAGGATGGAG GGGGAGAGCTCAGCCAAGCCTTCAGCGGAGGATATGACATCAAAAGACTACTACTTTGACTCATACGCCCACTTTGGCATCCATGAG GAGATGCTTAAAGATGAGGTTCGTACGCTGACCTACCGCAATTCCATGTTCCACAACAAGCATCTGTTTAAGGACAAGGTGGTGCTCGACGTGGGCAGTGGGACCGGCATCCTCTGCATGTTTGCAGCAAAAGCGGGAGCCAAGAAAGTTATAGGG ATAGAGTGCAGTAGCATCTCAGACTATGCTGTGAAAATTGTCAAGGCCAACAAGATGGATGAAG TTGTAACCATCATCAAAGGCAAGGTGGAGGAAGTGGACCTTCCCGTGGACGGAGTGGACATCATCATATCAGAGTGGATGGGTTACTGCCTCTTCTATGAGTCTATGCTCAACACAGTCCTTTATGCCAGGGACAAATGGCTG AAACCAGATGGACTCATTTTCCCAGACAGAGCAACTCTGTATGTTACTGCCATCGAGGACAGGCAGTACAAGGACTACAAAATCCACT ggtGGGAGAACGTGTATGGTTTCGACATGTCTTGCATCAAGGAGGTGGCAATTAAGGAACCCTTGGTTGATGTGGTGGACCCCAAACAGCTGGTCTCCAGTGCTTGTCTCATTAAG GAGGTGGACATCTACACGGTGAAGGCAGAGGACCTGTCCTTCACGTCGCCGTTCTGCCTGCAGGTGAAGAGGAACGACTACATCCACGCTCTGGTTACCTACTTCAATATCGAGTTCACCCGCTGCCACAAGAGGACGGGCTTCTCCACAA GCCCAGAGTCTCCATACACCCACTGGAAGCAGACCGTTTTCTATCTGGATGACTACCTGACCGTCAAGACTGGTGAGGAGATCTTTGGGACCATCAGTATGAAGCCGAATGTCAAGAATAAC agAGACCTGGACTTCACCGTAGACATTGACTTCAA
- the prmt1 gene encoding protein arginine N-methyltransferase 1 isoform X2 translates to MAAPAERMEVSQGESSAKPSAEDMTSKDYYFDSYAHFGIHEEMLKDEVRTLTYRNSMFHNKHLFKDKVVLDVGSGTGILCMFAAKAGAKKVIGIECSSISDYAVKIVKANKMDEVVTIIKGKVEEVDLPVDGVDIIISEWMGYCLFYESMLNTVLYARDKWLKPDGLIFPDRATLYVTAIEDRQYKDYKIHWWENVYGFDMSCIKEVAIKEPLVDVVDPKQLVSSACLIKEVDIYTVKAEDLSFTSPFCLQVKRNDYIHALVTYFNIEFTRCHKRTGFSTSPESPYTHWKQTVFYLDDYLTVKTGEEIFGTISMKPNVKNNRDLDFTVDIDFKGQLCEVSKTSEYRMR, encoded by the exons ATGGCCGCGCCAGCAGAGAGGATGGAG GTTTCTCAGGGGGAGAGCTCAGCCAAGCCTTCAGCGGAGGATATGACATCAAAAGACTACTACTTTGACTCATACGCCCACTTTGGCATCCATGAG GAGATGCTTAAAGATGAGGTTCGTACGCTGACCTACCGCAATTCCATGTTCCACAACAAGCATCTGTTTAAGGACAAGGTGGTGCTCGACGTGGGCAGTGGGACCGGCATCCTCTGCATGTTTGCAGCAAAAGCGGGAGCCAAGAAAGTTATAGGG ATAGAGTGCAGTAGCATCTCAGACTATGCTGTGAAAATTGTCAAGGCCAACAAGATGGATGAAG TTGTAACCATCATCAAAGGCAAGGTGGAGGAAGTGGACCTTCCCGTGGACGGAGTGGACATCATCATATCAGAGTGGATGGGTTACTGCCTCTTCTATGAGTCTATGCTCAACACAGTCCTTTATGCCAGGGACAAATGGCTG AAACCAGATGGACTCATTTTCCCAGACAGAGCAACTCTGTATGTTACTGCCATCGAGGACAGGCAGTACAAGGACTACAAAATCCACT ggtGGGAGAACGTGTATGGTTTCGACATGTCTTGCATCAAGGAGGTGGCAATTAAGGAACCCTTGGTTGATGTGGTGGACCCCAAACAGCTGGTCTCCAGTGCTTGTCTCATTAAG GAGGTGGACATCTACACGGTGAAGGCAGAGGACCTGTCCTTCACGTCGCCGTTCTGCCTGCAGGTGAAGAGGAACGACTACATCCACGCTCTGGTTACCTACTTCAATATCGAGTTCACCCGCTGCCACAAGAGGACGGGCTTCTCCACAA GCCCAGAGTCTCCATACACCCACTGGAAGCAGACCGTTTTCTATCTGGATGACTACCTGACCGTCAAGACTGGTGAGGAGATCTTTGGGACCATCAGTATGAAGCCGAATGTCAAGAATAAC agAGACCTGGACTTCACCGTAGACATTGACTTCAA